GGCAAACCAAAACCATCCCTATGGTAAAAGTTTAAAAGGAGCAACAAGTTTAGCATGACTCAAAGTTTTTCAACTGAAAGCATGATTCTTCGTTGCATCGCACAAAGGCTCGGCTCTATGCAGGAACTCCACTTCGGCTTCACAATAGGGCGATGTCTACATCGACTACAGTTCACAGCAGACTGCGGAGACAAGCATCTTGCCAAGTTATTTCCCCAATATAAGCTAATCGCATGTAGATTTTATTAGAATCAGGTTCCTGCAATAGCAACAGAAGTACGCGTAAGTTCTAATAATATATATGAATCACATAATATTTTCTCACAGTAGACAGCATTTAAGCAGAAAATATGACAAGTGAAAATATTGAGCGGTTACCTTGTTTACTGTAACACACAAAATTCTGGCACCGGCAACAAACGATGAACCACAATACATGAATTTACTAGAGAGAAGGCATGAATATATGAATTTTACTAGAGAGAAGGCATGTACTAGCAAGTATAAGAAACAACAGACATAGCTTTGACATCAAGGGTAAATGACTGCCAATGCAGGTTATATATTCTACTGAATTTGTTAATTTTCATCTAGATGAGAATTAATAAAGTCTCATATAACTCCTACACTATTTGATtaacaaacaaaaaaataaaagaaaaaaatccccACGAATCTCCGCGTAAAATCCAACAGTGTAGGAGTTAGATGACATAGTTAGTTCTCAtccactccctccgttcctaaatataagacattttggtAGTTCAAATTGAAATGCCAAAAcctcatatatttaggaacagagggagtagatgagAGGTAGACACATCCATATTTTATTTCATAAGAGCATGCAACAATCAGTCATTTTGTGAACCTTCAACAACCATTATGGTAGTCTGCATTCGACTCCACTAACGTATGTTTTAACATATGCATCATCAGCAACAACGCAGTTTCTTATACCTGGGTCATGTTTGACATTACCAACCTGATATGCTAGCAATACAGAATTATGATTTGTTATTGGATGAACGTAGAATAGCTAATTTCACATAATAactttatttgtttattttcctCAAATACACATGACAAACTCTGGCAAAGTCACATTTATAAAGAACTTCGGCTGTGGCATGTCTGACCCCTTTAAAGCAGCACAAACTGAGCATTTTCTTGATATCACAGCACTCAGCAAACAGGATTTCAACTCATAGAATAGCACTCAAACAAAATACACATGCATTCTATAGGATGACAGCAACTAAAATTTATAACAGCTGACATGCAAGTTCTGATGAAATACTTATCGACATGAAGGCATGTGAAACAATAGTAATTCTGTGAACTTAATGCTTTTTATTTCACAAGAGCATGAAACAATCAGTAATTCCGTGAACCTTCACCAACCATTAGAGCATGGCAGGCTGCATGCTCCACCAACGCATGTTTTAACATACACATTATCAGCAACAGTGCAGTTTCTGACACCTGGGTCATGTTTGACATTACCAACCAGATATACTAGCACTACATAATTATGATCTGTTAATGTATGGATGTCGAATAGCTAATTTCAGgtcataaagttattatttatttattttcctcaAATACACATGACAAGATCTAGCAAAGTCATATTGATAAGGAACTTTGGCTGTGGCACGGTTTGCCACCTTTAAAGCAGCAAACTGAGGATATTCCCGACATCACAGCAACTCAGTAAACAGGATTTCAATTCATAGAGTAAGACTCAAACAGACATGCTATCTAAAGGATGAAAACAATTAAAATTTATAACAGCCAAGAGCCTGAGAGTATATGTCATGCAGGTTGTGATGAAACAATTGTCAACAAGAGAGCCAAGAGCAAGCATACCTTGGTGCACGATTCCATTGAACCTCAGTAGTCGCAGAACAAGCTTGGAAGCACCCACACCTGCGGCCTCCCAAAACCAACCCCTGGTTCACCTGGATACTGTGCAGGGAAGCATTTACAGGTCCCATCGACCAGAGAATACTCGCTCCATCCCCCACTCCATGGCAATGATCCATACACACAGTCGGCACGGATCCCTGGAACATCTGGACCAAGGCACGCGACGAAATCGTCGTAGCCAATAAACAGCGTCCGCCCGCCGAGGCTCGTCGTCATCACCCACTTCCCCACATTGAAGTCCCACCGGAAAATCTTGTATTCCGGATCGATGCGCCCCACCTTGCAGATAAGCAGGGGCTCGCCACCGCACTCCCCCAGCAATGATCCGCCCACGGTCTCCTTCAGAGTCTCTTCAAGGTCCTCGTCGAATTCGCCCCCAAGCATCCACAGCTCCAGTGTGTTGTCCTTGGGGAGCGAAGCCATGACGAGCCCGCAGGAGGGGAGGAGCCCGTAGAGGGCGCCGTTGACGATGCGCCAGTCCTGGATCTCAAAGTCGCCGCCGTAGGACGCTACGGCCCAGTGGGCGTACCAGAGGCTGCAGTACTGGATCTCGGTGCGGCCCCTCGCCGGGGCGAAGACGTAGCCGCCGCTGAGGATGACGCGGCTGTACTCCAGCGGGGGCCTGGGGAGGCGGGCCTGCGCGCCGGAGAGGAGGTCGGTGACGAGGATCTCGCCGGTGGCGCCGTCGACGGCGGCGACGCGGGCGCCGTCGGAGGTGAGGACGCCACCGGTCCTGGCGAAGGGGAGGCGGGCGCGGAAGCGGAGGAGGCGGCGGTCGGGGACGTGGAAGAGGGCGAGCGAGAAGGCGGCGCAGCCGGGCTCGAGGACCTTGAAGAGGGACAGCGAGGGGTCGGCGGTGTGGGGGACGAGGAGGTGCGGCGGCTGGTTCGCGAGCAGGGCCCGGCAGTTGGGGAGGGCGGCGCGGTAGGCGCGGCAGCCGGCGCGGAGGGCGAAGAAGTCGTGCAGGCTCGTCAGGTGCTTCGCGATGTCCGGGACCAGCTCCGCGGGGATGTACGGCCCGCCGGCGTCTCCGTcgccgtcgacgggggcgttggCGGGCAGATCTGGGCCGCCGTCGTTCGCGGccatcctcctccctccctccttcgcCGCGACCAGCACAAGATGATTTTATCGGAGTCGAACGAAGTCGCGAGATTTAGGGTGGCAACGGCCGGCGGAGCCCGGCGGCGACGGCACAAAAAGAGGGGAAACTGTCAAACCCTTCACCCACGTCGGCGCTTATGTGAGAGGGGAGAATTTCAGGTGCTCCTGCACCTCCCGTGTTACCCTGATACATGAATTTGTGGTCCGTCAGATCGGAGATCAACGTTTAGTGTTGAAGCCTCTAGACCTGCGCAGAATCATGATACTCTTTGAGGGGTTTTCTGCAAGTTTGAGCCAACTCTTGCCATGACCGTCGGATCTTCGATCCAACGGACGACGAGTTCCTGTATCATCGTAGCACGGGAGGTGCGGGACACCTGGAAATCTCAAAATTATGTGGGAGGATTGTGCAATTTGTGTATGACATTTTCTGAagttctttttttttgagaaaggaTTAAAGTCCACCAACTGATCGTGTCGTTTACGCCAATGACGTAGGAAGTCGTTGGATCTGCTTTAGTCGTGCGACATAGGGTGCGCCCATCGGTGGCTTCGGCCACCACCCAACTACCCATACATATGTCTCATCAACCATCCGCACACACTTATCCATGTCTCATCAACCATCCGCACACACTTATCCTCTCTGTATCTAGTCCTGGCCACGGGAAGCCCAGCCCGGCCGGCCCGACCCGACGCTgctcccgggccgggctcgggcctgccTTTTTTGCGTTTTTCTGAAGGGGCCCGGCCCGAGACCCGGCGGGCTTTTACACGTTCGGGACGGGCTTGGGCCCAAAAAAGcagcccgatggccgggccgggccaggcCCGGGCCTACGTCTTTTGCCTCGGACTTGGCTAGGCCTGGCccggcccgaggtttggccaggtatatCTGTATCCATCCTCATCCTTATCCTCCGGTAAGCATTTATCTTTCCTAAATGAATCCTCAAGCTTGCTCCCTTTCTTTCCATCCTCCTTCCAGAAGCTTCCAAGGTTGTCGATCCCTCTTTCCTCTCCTCTCTTTCCAAATAAGTTGTAAGACATGGGTAGAGGTAGCACTGCTGCAAAGAGTGGTAGGTTCGCAACATCATTCGTATTGAATGGGGTGACCACAACATCGTTCGTGCTAGTAATGCGCGACCGCAACGCCTTCCGCGTTGCAATGAACGACCACAACGCCATCCGTGTTGCAATGAGCGACTACAACGTCAATGGGCTTCCACAATGTCGCATATGTTGCAATGGGTCACCCAATGTCGTTCATGTTGCAATGGGCAACCGCAACATCATCTGTGTTGCAATGGTAGCAGTAGAATGCTATGTGGACACAGAGCTGATAGCCAGCAACACAAACGATCCCTTCCCAAGATCAACGTGTTGACGGCTAGCGTCGACCATGGGAACTAACAAACAACCACTAATCACACCAAGCGATTCGTCAACTGGAGCGGTCGCCACGTTTCCCTCACAGGGCCCACACATCGCTTTCCCCATCTACCCTTATGCCTAACAGTGAGCACAACCACCTGTTgaccctttgtttttcttcttcgcCCAACCTCTTTTCTCCCTGGATCTCGTCCCCTACTTGTTCTTTTCTCTTACCACTCTGGCAGCTCACCCTCGCACATACCCCACAACCATCCTGCATCGGCAAGCAGATGTTGCAACGCAGCGCATGGCTGCAAGCCTACCTCAAGTAGACAATATTGCTTCGAGGGGCAGTTGCCATGCTGCGAGGTTGCCATCACACGTCGATGTTGCAGCAACGCCGCGACATGGCAGAAGATGTTTCTAGGTCGTGACCAAGGAGAAGCGTCGTTGGTGCTGCGACCTGACAGTTATTGTAGCAAGACAATGGTTGCACCCAGTGTTGCAACTGGCTTTCTCGACGATGTTGCAAGCGCAACcaccggggtgggggggggggggcatggtcAGTGCATCGAAAAGGGCTCGAGGGTTGTAACATCGTCAGGGGCTTCAAGCACATCGATGGATTGCAACGTCGCTGGTGCCTTAGGCACATCATGGGGTTGTAACAACATGTGGTTCAGGCACATCGACGCGTGTCTCATGCAATTGCGATGACCGCAACATGGCCGATGTTGCAATGGCAACCACAAGGATGTCCATATTGTGATGGGCGGCCGCATTATTCGTTCGTGTTGCGCTGGTGGCAGCCTGACCCAACGACTACGTTGGGTCAGATCCGACGGCTTGTAACCCGACTGATCTTTGGCAAAGATCAGTTTGGCCGATGAGTTGTGCTGGCCTTTTAGATGGATCCAAGATTGCTATTATGTAATAAACCAAAACATTTGGCATAGGCTTTGCCTTATTGGCTCGCATGTTACTTGTGCATCACTTGCTAAGAAAACTCCACCACGAATTAGCTCCAACGATATTTTCGATTCAGTACAGTCAACTGCTAGATGGCGAAGACTGGCAATCGACCGTCATTGCCCAATCCTCTCAAAGTGGATGAAAGCTTCAACATCCATGTAGCTCTCCCACAATCATCGATGATGAGGAAGCTCCCTCCTGCCCTCCCCCACTCGGCCAGACAGATTTCGGCACACGTTGCTACACGAGTCGATGGCTACTTCTAcgcacgtggggggggggggctcttttCTCATCAATGCCACCGTTGCTGCAACACGATGCGAGGATGCTACAAGGCCTGGGTGCACCACTCAGTGGTGCTGCAAGGTATCTCTTGTTGTGCTGCGAGGGATCTCTCGTCTGCAACATGGAAGATGTTGCAATGGTCGGAACCTTGCCGACGATTGCAACGTGAAAGATATTGCGATGACAAGAACCTTGGCGACAACTGCAATGTGGATGGTG
This region of Triticum aestivum cultivar Chinese Spring chromosome 2D, IWGSC CS RefSeq v2.1, whole genome shotgun sequence genomic DNA includes:
- the LOC123051297 gene encoding uncharacterized protein: MAANDGGPDLPANAPVDGDGDAGGPYIPAELVPDIAKHLTSLHDFFALRAGCRAYRAALPNCRALLANQPPHLLVPHTADPSLSLFKVLEPGCAAFSLALFHVPDRRLLRFRARLPFARTGGVLTSDGARVAAVDGATGEILVTDLLSGAQARLPRPPLEYSRVILSGGYVFAPARGRTEIQYCSLWYAHWAVASYGGDFEIQDWRIVNGALYGLLPSCGLVMASLPKDNTLELWMLGGEFDEDLEETLKETVGGSLLGECGGEPLLICKVGRIDPEYKIFRWDFNVGKWVMTTSLGGRTLFIGYDDFVACLGPDVPGIRADCVYGSLPWSGGWSEYSLVDGTCKCFPAQYPGEPGVGFGRPQVWVLPSLFCDY